The nucleotide window TATAAATAGGTGGCGACAGCAAATTATCCTGGAAGGTATCGGTAAGCGCACTCTGTTCATCATTCAGCACACCCGGCAGCAGGCGGATTACAGAATCTGCAAGTACACAGGCAGCCAGTTCGCCGCCGGTAAGCACATAATCACCGATTGAGATTTCTTTTGTAATATGCAGGTCCCGCACGCGCTGATCGATCCCTTTATAATGTCCGCACAGAAAGATAAGGTGTTTCTTTATGGAAAGTGAATTGGCCATTTTTTGATTTAGGGTTTCGCCATCAGGAGTCAGGTAAATCACCTCATCATAGTCACGCTGGGATTTCAGTTCAGAAATGCAGAGATCCAGAGGCTCCACCAGCATTACCATTCCGGCACCACCGCCATAGGGTTCATCATCCACTTTCCGGTGCTTCCCCACACTCCAGTTCCGCAGCTGATGGAAGTGTACCTCGGCTAGGCCTTTCTGCATGGCTCTTTTCAGAATGGAAGTCTGGAAGGGACTTTCCATAAGTTCCGGCAGCACACTTATTATGTCAATTCTCATTGTTCAGTCTTGTTTTTTTTGTTTGGGACGATTATCAGGCGCAAAGATGAATCTTTATTCACATAACTCCACATCCAGTTAAAGAAAATTGCCAGTTTATTGCGCACCGAAAGGATGAGCATAAGGTGCAGGAACATCCAGAAGTACCAGGCCAGGAAACCCTGAAACTTAAAACCGGGTAAATCCACCACGGCCCTGTGCTTCCCGATGGTGGCCATACTGCCCTGATCCACATATTCATACTCCACCCAATCAGCTTCATTTTTCCTGACTAAATTCCGCGCAAGGTTTTTACCCTGATTTATGGCTACATTGGCAACCTGGGGATGGCCCTGCGGATATTTTGGAGTTTCCATATGTGCAATGTCGCCAATCGCAAAAATA belongs to Chryseobacterium sp. and includes:
- the trmD gene encoding tRNA (guanosine(37)-N1)-methyltransferase TrmD, which gives rise to MRIDIISVLPELMESPFQTSILKRAMQKGLAEVHFHQLRNWSVGKHRKVDDEPYGGGAGMVMLVEPLDLCISELKSQRDYDEVIYLTPDGETLNQKMANSLSIKKHLIFLCGHYKGIDQRVRDLHITKEISIGDYVLTGGELAACVLADSVIRLLPGVLNDEQSALTDTFQDNLLSPPIYTRPEEYKGLKVPEILLSGHFAKIEEWRHDEAVRITQERRPDLLKD